One Salvia splendens isolate huo1 chromosome 22, SspV2, whole genome shotgun sequence DNA segment encodes these proteins:
- the LOC121786487 gene encoding serine/threonine-protein kinase D6PKL1-like, with amino-acid sequence MASKSGSRTPGSLQQRIVSSQYATKANDHESTNKPKPIDHVREPDKACLLLPKEDAESNKSANSKKSSLIFSDTSESNISFFGSERASKTQDLEIADIRSSRKTSFDQGKKSSGLGSVKVSDGTNSLAKTSGSTKVSERTEFIESGKSSICRGSTSSDVSDESTCSSFSSSINKPHKANDVRWEAIQAVRCRDGALGLNHFRLLKRLGCGDIGSVYLAELRGTKCYFAMKVMDKASLASRKKLVRAQTEREILQSLDHPFLPTLYTHFDTDKFSCLLMEVCPGGDLHTLRQRQPGKHFSEQAAKFYVAEVLLALEYLHMLGIVYRDLKPENVLVRDDGHIMLSDFDLSLRCAVSPTLVKTSSITSDPQNKNSTYCAQPACIEPACIQPSCVLPTMCFSPRLFSSKSKKDRKPKNDIRNQVIPLPELIAEPTNARSMSFVGTHEYLAPEIIKGEGHGSPVDWWTFGIFLYELLFAKTPFKGSGNRATLFNVVGQPLRFPESPVVSFPARDLIRGLLVKEPQHRLGYKRGATEIKQHPFFEGVNWALIRCASPPDVPKPVDYEQMPLPTNDNTSTSVAATDQKSDKYLEFDFF; translated from the exons GCGAGCCTGATAAAGCCTGTTTGCTGTTGCCTAAAGAAGATGCTGAGTCCAACAAATCTGCAAATAGTAAAAAGAGTTCTTTGATCTTTTCTGATACCTCAGAGTCCAATATCTCTTTCTTCGGGTCTGAAAGGGCATCTAAAACTCAAGATCTTGAGATAGCCGACATTAGAAGCTCACGGAAAACTTCCTTTGATCAGGGAAAAAAATCATCTGGTCTAGGGAGTGTAAAAGTTAGTGATGGAACCAATAGCCTTGCAAAAACCAGTGGAAGCACCAAAGTGAGCGAGCGTACTGAGTTCATTGAGAGTGGAAAGAGCAGCATATGTCGGGGAAGTACAAGCAGTGATGTCAGTGATGAGAGCACCTGTAGCAGCTTTAGTAGCAGCATTAATAAACCTCACAAAGCAAACGATGTTCGATGGGAAGCCATCCAAGCTGTCCGCTGTAGGGATGGCGCATTGGGTTTGAACCATTTCAGGCTCCTAAAACGGTTAGGTTGTGGAGACATTGGGAGTGTTTATCTGGCCGAGTTGAGAGGGACAAAATGTTACTTTGCAATGAAAGTAATGGACAAGGCTTCTCTTGCAAGTCGCAAGAAGCTTGTTCGTGCTCAGACAGAAAGAGAGATACTACAATCCCTGGACCATCCATTTCTTCCTACTCTATACACCCATTTCGACACAGATAAATTTTCATGTCTGCTGATGGAAGTCTGCCCTGGTGGAGACTTACATACTCTTCGTCAAAGACAACCAGGAAAGCACTTTTCCGAGCAAGCGGCCAA ATTTTATGTTGCTGAAGTGCTGCTAGCTTTGGAGTATTTGCACATGCTTGGTATTGTGTATCGTGACCTTAAGCCTGAAAACGTCCTTGTTAGGGATGATGGACATATAATGCTCTCAGACTTTGATCTTTCTCTTCGTTGTGCTGTTAGCCCAACTTTGGTAAAGACCTCCTCCATAACTTCTGATCCTCAGAATAAAAATTCCACGTACTGTGCGCAGCCGGCATGCATTGAACCGGCTTGCATTCAGCCATCATGTGTTCTTCCAACTATGTGCTTTTCTCCTCGTCTCTTTTCAAGCAAATCCAAGAAGGACAGGAAGCCCAAAAATGATATCAGAAATCAGGTCATTCCACTGCCGGAGCTGATTGCCGAGCCAACCAATGCTCGCTCGATGTCTTTTGTTGGAACACACGAGTATTTGGCACCGGAGATCATCAAAGGGGAAGGTCATGGAAGTCCAGTGGATTGGTGGACTTTTGGGATCTTTCTATATGAGCTCTTGTTTGCTAAAACTCCATTTAAAGGATCTGGGAATCGAGCCACATTGTTCAATGTTGTAGGACAGCCCCTCCGGTTTCCAGAATCCCCTGTTGTCAGTTTCCCAGCTAGGGACTTGATCAGGGGTTTGCTTGTGAAAGAGCCTCAGCACAGATTAGGCTACAAAAGAGGTGCAACAGAGATAAAGCAACACCCTTTCTTTGAAGGAGTTAATTGGGCTTTAATACGTTGTGCCAGCCCTCCAGACGTCCCAAAACCTGTTGATTACGAGCAAATGCCTCTCCCGACGAATGACAACACTTCTACCTCTGTTGCTGCTACGGATCAGAAGAGCGACAAATATTTGGAGTTCGATTTCTTCTAG